In Lathyrus oleraceus cultivar Zhongwan6 chromosome 2, CAAS_Psat_ZW6_1.0, whole genome shotgun sequence, the DNA window ACACCATGGTCTCCGACGAACAATTTGTGATCCGTATTCCTGATGCCTTGCCACTTGAAGCCGCTGCTCCTCTTCTTTGCGCCGGGATCACAGTGTTTAGTCCTTTGAAGTATTTTGGACTCGACAAGCCCGGTTTACACTTGGGTGTCGTCGGTCTTGGCGGATTAGGTCACATGGCTGTGAAATTCGCCAAAGCTTTTGGTGCTAATGTAACAGTGATAAGCACTTCTCCTAATAAAAAGAAGGAAGCAGTTGAACATTTAAAAGCTGACTCGTTCGTGGTTAGTCGCGAAAACGATCAAATGCAGGTGCGTATAAATAATAATTCGATTTTAACCTACAAAACACAGACAACTTTAAGAATAGGGTCAGAGCGGTGTCGTCAATTGTATGACACTTAATTGTTAATGCTAATGTTGTTGAATATGTTATAGGCTGTAATGGGAACCTTTGATGGTATCATTGACACTGTTTCAGCACTGCATCCACTAACTCCCTTGCTTGGTTTATTGAAAAACCATGGTAAACTTGTTATGGTTGGAGCTCCAGACAAGCCATTAGAGCTTCCTGCATTTTCTTTAATTGGAGGTAAAAAGAATATATagattatttcatttaaaaatagGATTAATTATAAAGATTTTTAATTTATATTTCACATTTTTTGATAGGGAGAAAGATAATTGGTGGGAGTATGATTGGAGGGATAAAAGAGACTCAAGAAATGATTGATTTTTCTGCTAAACATAACGTGAAACCTGAAATTGAAATCATTCCAGTAGATTATGTTAACACTGCAATGGAGAGACTACTCAAAGCTGATGTGAAGTATCGATTTGTGATTGATATTGGAAACACTTTGAAGGCTAGCTCTTGAAAACCAAAGATTATTCCTCTCctattgtttttattttttttgtttgtttgtattttCTAGTTATTTAATAACATTTTGTACCGAAATCAACTAATAGATGTGCAATGATATCTGATTGCATAGTTACTTATTTAAGACATCCCAATATTTATCTATGAAATTTCAACTATTAAACTCCTGGATAAAAAAAATCTTTGATATAATACAAAAAAACTACTCATGTTTATTGAATCTCTTTCATCCTTTCTTTATTGCATTAAAAATTGAACCTACTATTGACAACAACATAAGTAAACATAAGCACAATACAACTAGCTTTATTATTGCTTTCTAGTAGTAACTTATTTAAGAATCTAAAAGTATATCTTCCTCTAATAAAAAAATCACACATTCAACTTGGTTGTTGGAGGACTTTCTAGGCGAATATAATCATATAAAACTCCTTCAAAAAGCGATCCAAATCTTGATTGTCTCAAATATAATGTGTTATCTCCTTTCACCAAATGAACACTGGGTAATTGTATACTAAATAACCAATATAATCCATGGATTCCATGTCTTGCTATGATGTTGTCATCTCCTATTCGCTTTGTTGTGAAGTAAGGAGGATCATCACTCATTTTATTGAACCAAACCTATTCACCCATCATCCAAAAAAAtgaaagtatatatatatatatatatatatatatatatatatatatatatatatatatatatatatatattattataacCAAAAAGCTAATTATTAACTTATTAGTTAAGATAATTAATTATCTAAAAAATAAATTAGTGTACCTGTACTTCAGCATATGAGGCACTTGCTAGGGCCAGTTGTAATGTGTAGTTTCCATTTAATACATTACTAAGTTCAAATTTAACGTTCCATGTGGCTGCTTGATAAGTTTTATTTTCTAGGATCCTGTATTTATGTCAGTATAAAGTTTAGACTAAAGTGTAGAAAAAAAAATATACTTATGATAAATAAACAAAACTAATTTACCTTGGAACATGAGCGAAAAACCAATCATTTTGATATTTACTAACACCAACTTTGTAAACAATGTCGTGTTTTGGATATAATTCGGTGTAACGATTCCATAATCCATAATTTCTAAACCTGTTATGGAATAAACATTTTGCTTAAGATTCATACTATCTCCGTTGTTTGCATATTTATGAAAACGAATAAGCtatataataattgattataAACTTACTTGTTTATGGGATCGTTAATATATAATTTGTTGGTGAGATAAGGATAAGGATTTGGTACAAAAAATTCAGCAGCAGATCGATCTGGAACGCCGATTTCCCATAGAGTAGGTCCATTTCTTGGAGGATTATATACAAGTGAATTCAAATTGATGGTAGATCCTACAAGTATATACATTATTACAACATCATTGCATAATGAAATAAATATATAGTTATTATTAAGTTTGAACTTTTTATTTATATTTcaaatttatttttattgtttgaaATTAACTTTTATAATTTACCTGGTTTAATTGTAATTTCATAATTATATTTGTAATCTCCGATGAAACCAGGAATCCAGGCAAACAAGTTGTATGTTCCAGGTACAATGTTTTTTATAATAAAGTTTCCATTTAGGTATGATCGAGTCCAAAATTGATATCCCTGCAAATTTTAAATGtaattcaaatcatttttagtTGCATATATGTACCATCAGTGTAAAATCTAATAAACAACGGTATTCCGACGAATTCACGATCAATTTAAAATGTACCTTGCTTTCTCTCTGCCATGACCCTGCAGGCCCAGGCAGAGCTAGACCAATGTAAGCTTTTTTAGCATTTTGAGATTTATTCCCCCTAATAAATATAGTAACGCAACAAATTCACTTCCATTAATTTACTTTAGAGAAAAAAAAGTAAATAATCTGAATGATTTCTATTAAAAAGAATTATTTTATTTAACACATATTTTTGGACGAGATTATTCACTTTACCCGTCTTGGACTCTTAAATTTCCTAGTAGTGTTCCTCTTTGGTTGGGTGGAATAAAATCTTTTGATTGAGGAAAATCATAAGGCCAATTCTTGAGTTCATTCAATAACTGATGAATCAAATAATAATGTGTCATTACGcgttaattaaaataaataaattgtaTTTGAATGTAACCAAAATATAGACCTTTTGTTTAGCATCCGACCATAGAGATTTGAATTGATTATTACTTGGAGCAGAATTCAAGTAAACAAAAATAGGTCCAAAAACCTTTTTATATGCCTCTCCTTGTTGAAATTCTATTTCTACCTGTTTGCCAGCATAGTGGGTGCTCACAAACATCTACATATGAAAAAATAAAGAAGCAAAAGgaaaaattataaatatttttcGAAAATTCTAACACATTTTAGAGAATTAGTTGGTTTTTGTTGAACTTACAAAGAGGCAAGTCGGGCCAACATGAGATGTGAGATCTTGTTTAATAGGTCCGCCATTACGGAACTCATTACTTGGTGTTATGATCCAAAAGCCCACGGGCTTTTCAGAATCTGCAGTAATCCATCCATTAACTTGGTTGTATTGATTTTCACTTGAGTATTGGTATTTATCATCCACCTGAGTCCACCACAATATACAAACAAAATTATATTAGAAATGAACACATAATATGTAAGCAACTAAAAAAAAACCATGTAAATGCATAGAAGAAAAAGAGTTACCTCTCCCTTAAATTCTGGGTTAGATGGATTTTTTAACTGAACAGCTTCGGGATATGCTAGTTCTTGTCCTGTTTTTCTATCTCTCATAGATGGCATTTTTCTTTGTCTAGTATCTGATATGGCCATATAGTTGAATCTGTATGTGTAGTTTCTTCTTCATTAGTTATGCatatattgtttttttatttatttcaaaatgTAACATGAAATGTAACTTGATATAAAAAAATGTAAGAATATTTGTAGGTAGCATGATTTTAAATTGCGGTTTTGGTCATTGAATTACTGTAATTGCACATACGTGTATGTTGTAATATAAATTTTTATTggaatttttttgaattttagagttgaaaaacatttcatgttaaatttttttattatattataagatttatatatatatatatatataatatatatatatatatatatatatatatatatatatatatatatatatatatatataaaataagtAACAAGAAGAATAGAGGAAAGGTTTAACAATCAAAGTATAAAAAGTTTGAAGAATGACACAAGAAGTAACAATTCCGGGATCTGgatcaaagaagaa includes these proteins:
- the LOC127118943 gene encoding probable mannitol dehydrogenase, encoding MASQPEAEHPKKAFGWAARDTFGVLSPFKFSRRETGEKDVAFKVLYCGICHSDLHMVKNEWGNSIYPIVPGHEVAGEVTEVGSKVKNFKVGDRVGVGCMVGSCHSCQSCADNLENYCSKMILTYSAKNVDGTITYGGYSDTMVSDEQFVIRIPDALPLEAAAPLLCAGITVFSPLKYFGLDKPGLHLGVVGLGGLGHMAVKFAKAFGANVTVISTSPNKKKEAVEHLKADSFVVSRENDQMQAVMGTFDGIIDTVSALHPLTPLLGLLKNHGKLVMVGAPDKPLELPAFSLIGGRKIIGGSMIGGIKETQEMIDFSAKHNVKPEIEIIPVDYVNTAMERLLKADVKYRFVIDIGNTLKASS
- the LOC127118942 gene encoding uncharacterized protein LOC127118942, which codes for MKMECGMDKRVLLLWWYIIVCQLCFILGAYSEDFSFRRNLRIFDNPESSSANSLVTLNNQNSAQVVISNGIISLTLSNPRGYVKGVSYAGIDNVLDEKNEENDRGYLDISSGKLTQRVHGTHFSVITHKENIVEVSFLRTWRSSMDASNVPINMDQRYIVRSGDSGFYSYVIFERPKGFPAITIDQIRIVYKLNEARFNYMAISDTRQRKMPSMRDRKTGQELAYPEAVQLKNPSNPEFKGEVDDKYQYSSENQYNQVNGWITADSEKPVGFWIITPSNEFRNGGPIKQDLTSHVGPTCLFMFVSTHYAGKQVEIEFQQGEAYKKVFGPIFVYLNSAPSNNQFKSLWSDAKQKLLNELKNWPYDFPQSKDFIPPNQRGTLLGNLRVQDGGNKSQNAKKAYIGLALPGPAGSWQRESKGYQFWTRSYLNGNFIIKNIVPGTYNLFAWIPGFIGDYKYNYEITIKPGSTINLNSLVYNPPRNGPTLWEIGVPDRSAAEFFVPNPYPYLTNKLYINDPINKFRNYGLWNRYTELYPKHDIVYKVGVSKYQNDWFFAHVPRILENKTYQAATWNVKFELSNVLNGNYTLQLALASASYAEVQVWFNKMSDDPPYFTTKRIGDDNIIARHGIHGLYWLFSIQLPSVHLVKGDNTLYLRQSRFGSLFEGVLYDYIRLESPPTTKLNV